The Solea senegalensis isolate Sse05_10M linkage group LG18, IFAPA_SoseM_1, whole genome shotgun sequence DNA segment ctctctttgattCCAGGTGAGCCAGAAGTCTGGAGCTAACGTCCAGGTTCTGTCAGACTCTGGCGCCGTGTGTTTCGTGCTGCAGGGCTCTAAGGATCAGATCCTGCGGGCCCGTTGTGTCCTGGAGAGCCTAGTCACGGACTGTGAACCCGTCACTGAGACTCTGGAGGTTCCTCAGACAGCCTTTGGACGCATCATAGGTACAAGTTTTCAAGAGGAGAATGAAGAATCACTTTAAAACTGCCTTTAAAATGTACCGTAGACCTTTTTCTAGGCAGACAAGCGACAGATATATCGCTAAAAGAGTCACTTCCACGTCAGACGTAGCTTGAATTaacagagaaatgtcaaaaaatccCATTTGAAGAGGAAAATTAACATATATGTGTGCGCACCCTGCAGGCCGAGGTGGAGAGAGTCTGAAGCTGATCACCAGAACCACCGGTGCCAAAGTGGTCTGTCCCAAAGAGAGGTCACACGGTCCGTGGGCAAAGGGCAACATCACAATCTCGGggaccaaacaggaagtgaaacaggCAAAAGTGAGCGCGACACCATTTTTTTAGACGTAGATGCATAAACAGAGTGAAGGACTAACACATGCGATGTGTTTGTAGGAGCTGATTCTGGAGAAGGTCCAGGAGGATGTGACGGTGAGAGCCAAGATCTCGCAGTCGTCTGCCCTGCGTCAGAAACGAGGTCACACGGTGGTTCATCAGAGGTCGGATGTCACGGAGACGGAATCACCGGTGGGTCTAAACAACAACGGTCCACACCCACAGAAAAACGGGTTCATTCACCAACCAGAACCTCAGAGTGACAACAAGATGGAGGAGCTACAACTCAGCAACAAGGACCTCAACcatgaggacgaggaggagcaggagagttTCTCCACTGACTCCCCCTCTGAAATCTCAAAGTTTGAAAGTTAGTCCACGTTTTCTTCTCTGTCGTCTCTCCTTCAACACGATTGTATCGATCCCAAgaacctgtttttattttctccctctgctcGTTTTCTAGTTCCGAGCCCGGACCTGAGCTTCCAGCCTGACGAGCATCTAGAGGTCTACGTGTCCGCGTCAGAAAACCCGAACCACTTCTGGATACAGATCCTGGGTGTCCGCTCGCTCCAGCTAGACAAACTGAATGAGGAGATGAACCGTTTGTACATGATTGGAAACCCCACAGTGAGTGTCCTTCAGCTGTTCAACGGAACAGTTTGAAACACCAAatctggtttattttattttatctcagtGGTTCTTCTTCCTTCTGGGTTCTTCCTTCTGCTTCTTCCCCTTTCTGGATTCTTCCCTCTGGATTCCTCTTCATTCTATTTCTGggttcttcttcctccttctggTTCTTCCTCTTTCTGGATTCTTCTTCCTTCTAAGTTCTTCTTCCCTCTCGATTCGCCTTCCTTGTATATCTTCTCTCTTCTGGGTTCATCATCCTTCTGTGTTCTACTTATTCATTCCAGGTTCTTCTAGAACATGGAGTAGGAAGTGACAAACAGTAAGTCAAACTGTGGTTTGCCTGTTCTTGTAGGAGCAGAGAGTGGAGACCCTTGTTGTCGGAGACATTGTGGCCGCTCCATACCGCGATCATGGCTTATGGAACAGGGCCAGGGTGCTGGGAGTCCTCGGTTCCGGACTCGTGGACCTTTATTATGTCGACTTTGGGGACAACGGAGAGCTGCCCAGAGACAACCTCCGTCGGCTGAGGTGAGTGAGGGAAAACACCACCGTTTATTTTCTGCACGTACAGTGCATCCAGGCTGATCCTCGCTTATTTAACGGCCGTTGCTTCTGCTTCGTCAACGTTCCAGGAGCGATTTCCTCAGTTTGCCTTTCCAAGCTATTGAGTGCAGCTTAGCAGGAGTGAGACCACAAGGTAAAGCTGTCATTTAATTACTGTTTTttacacgttttttttaaaaagacttaaagctGGTGAAGGTAACGTGAATTTGATAAGTATAATGTAAATTAAGTTAATCTGAGCAGCGATGGCTCGGTATCACTGTTTCATGTCGAAACTGCAACGTTGTTAGCAGCACATTTGTAATGATTTCAAggcattttcaaatttcaaaatattgCAAATGTTctgctcccataaagaagaaataagtttttttttttctccttccgGTCCGGTGATTTTAACCAATATTGGAATCTTTCCGCTACCAAACATCACATCAGCTCGTCCCTAGTTTCCAGTCTTGGGGAAATTTGGCCCATGACTCAGAGATAGAGTGcccctattggctgttctatttagcagctgtgtgtgtacaagtTCCTGTAGTGGAAAGATCGCAATTCCTGCATTGCTAACAACTGCCtacgctgcaaagaaacctaagaAGTTGTACTGAGGTCGGAATTTCCCACTTTTGAGTAGAACGTTTTCCCCAGCTTTAACTCTACATTTCAAGCTTACTttcataagtgtgtgtgtgtgtgtgtgtgtgtgtgcgtgtgcgcgtgtgcgtagGAGAGGAGTGGACTGAAGCATCCATGGATGACTTTGAACAGATCACTCACTGTGCCGCGTGGAAACCCCTGCAGGCCAAACTCTGCAGCTACTCTCACTCCGAGATGTCGTCCTGGCCCAATGTCAAACTCTATGTCACCACCGAGGGCAAGGTCAGGAACTTGTCTTTCTGCTTGTCTGCTTGTcctctgttgtctctctctcttcaataCCACCAGTAACAATAAACCATTGTCCATCGTTAGACCATAGACGTTGGCGAGGAGCTCATCAGGCGGGGTCATGCTGTCGGCGTCCAGGAAGTGGTGAATGGAACGATGGAGGGTGAAAATCTGGGCTCTCTGCAGAGGATGCTGGTGAGTGGAGTTCAGGTTTTTTGCTGCCAGAAGGAAAAAGAATAACAAATTATAGCCATTTAGCAAAAGGCTCAACTGATAAAGTCTACAACATCTTAAGAATAAGTTTGGCACATTTATCTCGCTGAGAGACAGAATTttccaacagaaaacacaagtttATGTCACGTTGTAAAACCcagcaccaaaccccatagagaaaatctgtgactttaatatcacagcacacaggagttgttgatccactgttgcctccatcagtgagttcaaatggcttattttgtcaattcaatgtttgaaatgtgttactcagattcacctcagtgactcaaactgaccacacggggcagcagtagaccagcagctcctgcgtcccAGCCAGCTGAAattgctcattttctctatggggtttggtgtgggaaagtgagcGACTTTACACTTACACTTTACACTAAAAGAAcgccgtcttttttttttaagtgatgaaAATCTTCTTAAGCTGaggagaaaatacaaaaatgaatatGACAATGCATAAACGTCTTCATTTCCCTTTCAGGACGACGTTATAGGAGCCTCATCAGAGCTGAGTCTGTCCTGTATCAGCCTCTCAGGTCAGTGCGGACatcaattacttaattaattgtgttttgttcaataattaaaagggttccgatttttcagcttttgaaatgtgaatattttctgtttttttttggctccatataacaaagaaataaaatttTTCCACATATTATGGACCAAAAACTCATAATTTAATTGGAAAAACTATTCTCAATTGACAAATAACACCTATCTTTTAGTATGTGGTGATTTTTGACGTCTGATTAGCACCAGAAACCTCATCTGGTTTTCGGTGAACGACCAGAAACGGaagcgtttttttttcttcctctttaccTCAGAAGTCGCTTCAATCTCAGGAAgcaatgatgatgtcattgggGAGGAGCTGCTCTGAGACCAAAGACACACCCACAAAAACAAGGTACCGCTTCCTgcattgtgatttaaaaaaaatttagatagcaaaaaaacccaaaaacgtTAACCTTGTCCTTTAATCTTCCAGCTCTGACCATCCATTCCTCAGCAGTTGTAAAGAGAAGGCGGGGGAttctttgtcctcctcctcctccttcctcttttgACGCCTTACCTCCTCCAGCCACGTTCACGTTACCACGGTTACGTCGTTACATGATCCATTTCTTAagttttgtgcttttgtgctgtttgtttttaagattcTGCTTAAAAGTCCCATGACTGTATTTTTATGTTCGTATGAAGACGGggaacagaagcagaataatatCAGTATTATGACACTGTGATGCGAGTCAGTGACAGCAGTTGGCAACAGTgactcattgtttttgtttgttttcacttgtaTGCACATATTTAATGACTGAATGTGGCCCTCGTCCCTGTGCACAATATGAAAATGTGGCATCTACTGTATCATTCGCTAAGGACAAAtgacatgatatatatatatattataaaggATTTATTTTACGTCAACAAAACCATTGTctgcgtttttgttttgtttacttttgtgtttgtttcaaacCAGAAAAGTGAATAAAGAATGATTTTTGTCACACtccctcctgcaccaaactccatagagaaaatcagcaatatTAGCTCATGGTGGAAACAGGAGCTGTTGCAGCCTCTAGtagtaagtttgtgtcactgaagtaaatctgaaagAAGGATTTGCATAATAAGACTTCtcaactgagtgatggaggcagcagtggatcaataactcctgtgtgctgcgatgttaaaatcactgattttctctatggggtttggtgcaagAGAGTTTAGcatttaattaacattaatggaacattttgtactttttaaaatatgcagtacttttatatacatttaattcaCTGGAACTATTGgtctttttaaatcaatgcaATTTCTAGTACTTTTATTGCTTTAGGTAC contains these protein-coding regions:
- the tdrkh gene encoding tudor and KH domain-containing protein isoform X2, which codes for MTLPVDVYRNMSRYQATFLEMVSQKSGANVQVLSDSGAVCFVLQGSKDQILRARCVLESLVTDCEPVTETLEVPQTAFGRIIGRGGESLKLITRTTGAKVVCPKERSHGPWAKGNITISGTKQEVKQAKELILEKVQEDVTVRAKISQSSALRQKRGHTVVHQRSDVTETESPVGLNNNGPHPQKNGFIHQPEPQSDNKMEELQLSNKDLNHEDEEEQESFSTDSPSEISKFEIPSPDLSFQPDEHLEVYVSASENPNHFWIQILGVRSLQLDKLNEEMNRLYMIGNPTEQRVETLVVGDIVAAPYRDHGLWNRARVLGVLGSGLVDLYYVDFGDNGELPRDNLRRLRSDFLSLPFQAIECSLAGVRPQGEEWTEASMDDFEQITHCAAWKPLQAKLCSYSHSEMSSWPNVKLYVTTEGKTIDVGEELIRRGHAVGVQEVVNGTMEGENLGSLQRMLDDVIGASSELSLSCISLSEVASISGSNDDVIGEELL
- the tdrkh gene encoding tudor and KH domain-containing protein isoform X3, producing the protein MDALKDGQCSSLSSAKMAALAAGLSLGATVGYIVYRHLSSGSNNSNKAADTEVSKMTLPVDVYRNMSRYQATFLEMVSQKSGANVQVLSDSGAVCFVLQGSKDQILRARCVLESLVTDCEPVTETLEVPQTAFGRIIGRGGESLKLITRTTGAKVVCPKERSHGPWAKGNITISGTKQEVKQAKELILEKVQEDVTVRAKISQSSALRQKRGHTVVHQRSDVTETESPVGLNNNGPHPQKNGFIHQPEPQSDNKMEELQLSNKDLNHEDEEEQESFSTDSPSEISKFEIPSPDLSFQPDEHLEVYVSASENPNHFWIQILGVRSLQLDKLNEEMNRLYMIGNPTEQRVETLVVGDIVAAPYRDHGLWNRARVLGVLGSGLVDLYYVDFGDNGELPRDNLRRLRSDFLSLPFQAIECSLAGVRPQGEEWTEASMDDFEQITHCAAWKPLQAKLCSYSHSEMSSWPNVKLYVTTEGKTIDVGEELIRRGHAVGVQEVVNGTMEGENLGSLQRMLDDVIGASSELSLSCISLSEVASISGSNDDVIGEELL
- the tdrkh gene encoding tudor and KH domain-containing protein isoform X1 — encoded protein: MDVGVSRSHVFLNPSPRTFFSQWSLPLAASHVMDALKDGQCSSLSSAKMAALAAGLSLGATVGYIVYRHLSSGSNNSNKAADTEVSKMTLPVDVYRNMSRYQATFLEMVSQKSGANVQVLSDSGAVCFVLQGSKDQILRARCVLESLVTDCEPVTETLEVPQTAFGRIIGRGGESLKLITRTTGAKVVCPKERSHGPWAKGNITISGTKQEVKQAKELILEKVQEDVTVRAKISQSSALRQKRGHTVVHQRSDVTETESPVGLNNNGPHPQKNGFIHQPEPQSDNKMEELQLSNKDLNHEDEEEQESFSTDSPSEISKFEIPSPDLSFQPDEHLEVYVSASENPNHFWIQILGVRSLQLDKLNEEMNRLYMIGNPTEQRVETLVVGDIVAAPYRDHGLWNRARVLGVLGSGLVDLYYVDFGDNGELPRDNLRRLRSDFLSLPFQAIECSLAGVRPQGEEWTEASMDDFEQITHCAAWKPLQAKLCSYSHSEMSSWPNVKLYVTTEGKTIDVGEELIRRGHAVGVQEVVNGTMEGENLGSLQRMLDDVIGASSELSLSCISLSEVASISGSNDDVIGEELL